A region of the Desulfobacter postgatei 2ac9 genome:
AATATTGAGTTTTTTTAGGCGCCCGTAGCTCAGCTGGATAGAGTACTTGACTACGAATCAAGGGGTCGGGCGTTCGAATCGCTCCGGGCGCGCCACAAAAAACAAATAAAGGTTTTCGGGTTTTTCCTGAAAACTTTTTTATTTTGGGTCTGGTGTAATTATCCCTTGTTAAAGGAGTACAGAAAATAAAAGAGGGGTGCGGAAAATTTTTTCCGCACCCTTTATGTTTAGGTTGTGGGTGATATCAATAATGATGTTGGCTTTCCCAATGAGTCCGTTTTCATCTGAATTACCATCAAGCCGCATCGCTGAATCATCCCGAAAACGGTTGGTTTCTCTTTTTTCAATGTACCCCGACCACCGGCACCCCTTAAACGATTCCGACGATCTTCCCGTCCTTTTTGGGTTACTGCTTCTGGATTTCCTTTATGCCCTGACACAATGTAGACCTCATCGCACTCAACTTCGTCTTCGAGGGTTACTGGTGGCTTTTTTTACCACGCTTTCACGAAGTTGGGTGGTCATCTTTTGCACATCGGTGCGGTCCAGGTCCAGTTCTTGGGCAATCTGCCTGTTCGACAAGTTCAGTCCCATAAAATAGAGGCACAATATCCATACTTTGAGTGCTTGATGATGTCCGGCAAAAATGGTGTCCGTCAGATCATCGAAGCGTTTGCCACAATCTTTACATTCATAGCGCTGTTTGGCAGGTTCTTTTTCATTGAATCTTCTTTTGATTACTCGTTTGGAATCACAAAACGGACATTGGCATCCTTCCGGCCAGCGCAATTCCCGAACAGTTTCATAACATTGTCTATCATCAATCAGCGTCTTTATATTTAGCTACATCCGTTGGGGTCCTATGGTGAATTGAGTCAAAAAATTTATCCTCTACCATTATACGACCCTGAAACGCAACATGAGCCTTTTCCTTTTAACGGAGTATTCAAAAAACTCTTGTTTTAGAATTTTTTTAAGAAAAAAATAATTTTTATTGACACCTGCAAACGCAGGTGATAAATATCACGATGTTGCTTTTAACGGGACGTAGCGCAGCCTGGTAGCGCACTTGTCTGGGGGACAAGTGGTCGCTGGTTCAAATCCAGTCGTCCCGACCATTGCCAATAAAGGCTCTCAGCGGTTTTGATGGGAGCCTTTTTTTGTTGTGAAACATGCCTGGCTACAAACTGGGCTACAAGTTTGTGTGTCACTGGGGATGATCTCAAAATACTTAATTATTGTTGCGTCAAGCAAGCCCGAAGCATTGGGAAAGGAGGAAGTAAAGCCAGGAAATTTGCTATTGTTACCCAATGGGTGAGAGTCCCATCTGAATAAAGCATGGCCAGCAGTTCAGTAGCAATGCCCGAGGGTAAACCCGGAGACGGGAATCCTAAGCCGGGCATGAGTGAGGATGCAGGCCCTGTATTGAGCTCCGAAAAAAGTATTATTGTGGTCATTGGATAAATTCCCACCAAGCGTGGTGATGAAAGCCGACGTTCTCGATAAAACGGAAGGCAGCAGTTCTCTATACGTTCAGGCCAGAATAGAGGACACCACCGTAGTCTGAGACCAGGGCATGTATTCAAAGGGGTGGCTCGGGAACTTGAGAGAGCCCAAAGTTTCCTTGTATTATTGACGGTTCCAGGAGATCCGTACCAAAAAGAAAAAACTCCCGGTGTTCAGGACGATCGTTTTCCTCTTCTGAGCAAGTCTGGAATGCATATTTGGAATGTATTCCGGAGCTACAAATAAGGGGAACACACAAGGTATCAGGCGAGGAGAGCGAATAGCAAACAAACCTGAGATGGACTTTAGGCAGTCTTAGTGGAACATAGTACCGTTAATCAACGGAAATCCGTTGTTTGGTAAGGTGGGGAAGTGATGTCCAAGCGACCCACTGCAGGGAAGGTGAAACCGGGCATAACGTTTTAAGGTGAAGAACTATGGAAGACACACAGAGGTCACAAACCACATCAGAACAGAACCGTAAAAGTGTGGAACAGACCACTCACAACAACCAGAACCGTTTAGCAGACGAGGATAAACCTCCGGTGCTTGTTGGGGAAGCATCTTTGCAAAAGATTGCCGGTATGGCAAGAGAGAATCCAGAAATGGTATTCACAGCAGTGGCACACAGAATAAACCTGCCATTACTGCATGAAGCCCACCGAAGGATTAAGAAAGGCAAGTCCATCGGTGTTGATGAAGTATCAGCCTCAGAATATGCGGTTGAGCTTGATAAAAACCTCTATAATCTACATCAGCGACTGAGCAGAGGTCAGTACGTTGCAACACCAGTGAAAAGAATATGGATAGAGAAAGACAACGGCAAAATGCGTCCAATCGGTATACCGGCATTTGAGGATAAGATTGTCCAAAAAGCTGTAGAGATGATACTGAGCGCTATATACGAGCCAAATTTCTATGACTTTTCTCATGGCTTTCGAGCCGGACACAGCCAGCACATGGCAATAAAGCAGCTGCGGGAAAGTTGCATAGAGTGTAACAGCAACTGGATTGTGAGTGCAGATATTACAGGATTATTTGATAACATTGACCACGGCCATCTAAGGGAATTCATAAAGCAACGGGTCAATGATGGTGGAATCATCCGGCTATTGGGAAAGTGGTTGAAAGCAGGTGTAATGGAAGAAGAAAAATACTACCATTCAGAATCCGGCACGCCACAAGGCGGGGTCATATCTCCCGTACTGAGCAACATCTTTCTTCACAACGTGCTGGACGACTGGTTTGTTAAGGAAGTCCAGCCAAGAATGAAAGGTCGAAGTTTTATTATCAGGTTTGCTGATGATTGTGTGCCACGAAGGCAGACACTGTTGCAATAAACAGTGCAGCCATGCTGCACAAAAGATGAGGGAAGGCCCCTCGAAGCCGCCATGCAGGTGGAGGCTTCAAACCACCGTAAGCTGCGCCGGTTAAGAGCCGGGGTGGTGAGCGTTACGGAAAAGGCAGGACAAGATCTTGTCAGGTAGGTTCCAAGGAGACGAACGCAAGTGAATCACTATTGAAGTGTCGAAAGCGTAGGGAT
Encoded here:
- a CDS encoding transposase; the protein is MRWPEGCQCPFCDSKRVIKRRFNEKEPAKQRYECKDCGKRFDDLTDTIFAGHHQALKVWILCLYFMGLNLSNRQIAQELDLDRTDVQKMTTQLRESVVKKATSNPRRRS
- a CDS encoding reverse transcriptase domain-containing protein, encoding MEDTQRSQTTSEQNRKSVEQTTHNNQNRLADEDKPPVLVGEASLQKIAGMARENPEMVFTAVAHRINLPLLHEAHRRIKKGKSIGVDEVSASEYAVELDKNLYNLHQRLSRGQYVATPVKRIWIEKDNGKMRPIGIPAFEDKIVQKAVEMILSAIYEPNFYDFSHGFRAGHSQHMAIKQLRESCIECNSNWIVSADITGLFDNIDHGHLREFIKQRVNDGGIIRLLGKWLKAGVMEEEKYYHSESGTPQGGVISPVLSNIFLHNVLDDWFVKEVQPRMKGRSFIIRFADDCVPRRQTLLQ